One part of the Paenibacillus silvisoli genome encodes these proteins:
- a CDS encoding type II toxin-antitoxin system HicB family antitoxin produces MKKDITYYMSISFNYNLIAEFVLEDNNQSGYFFGLIEELPGCHAIGSSYVEMLKTMESVKKFYFESKLEKSEFIPEPGDISLRRPSPNEKVRVQIRGSVIKETDDK; encoded by the coding sequence ACATTACATATTACATGTCTATAAGTTTCAATTACAACCTAATTGCGGAGTTCGTTCTAGAAGATAACAACCAGTCTGGTTATTTTTTTGGTCTTATTGAAGAACTGCCTGGATGTCACGCTATTGGTTCATCTTATGTTGAAATGTTAAAGACGATGGAATCCGTCAAAAAGTTTTACTTTGAATCAAAGCTGGAGAAGTCTGAATTTATTCCCGAGCCAGGCGATATTAGTCTTCGCCGTCCATCACCTAATGAGAAAGTTCGAGTTCAGATTAGAGGTAGTGTTATTAAGGAAACAGATGATAAGTGA
- a CDS encoding class I SAM-dependent methyltransferase has product MKDEVYLYNQARWESLAQSDALFTCPYLDLTKESARDYLGLDRLGISDDLTGKNVLCLASGGGQQSAAFALLGANVSVLDISHTQLERDKAAAEHYGVEVHVVQGDMRDLSCFGAHSFDGVWHPYSLTFVPDSRVVFHEVSRVIKTGGFYYLMCANPFFSGVTHEDWNGNGYTLRNPYKDETLTSYPDQDWVYDRSKVPDRIQEPREYTQTLSRIMNGLIKEQFVLAYFSEIKSHYPGDLPGSWGHFTDVAPPWIEFIWYHHPSFSK; this is encoded by the coding sequence ATGAAAGATGAAGTGTATTTGTATAATCAAGCAAGATGGGAGTCATTGGCCCAATCAGATGCTCTTTTCACATGTCCTTATCTTGATCTTACTAAAGAGTCCGCTCGTGACTATTTAGGTCTTGATCGATTGGGAATCTCGGATGACCTGACAGGAAAGAACGTTTTATGTTTGGCGAGTGGAGGCGGACAGCAGTCTGCGGCTTTCGCTTTGCTGGGAGCTAATGTCTCGGTTCTGGACATTTCGCATACGCAATTAGAACGGGATAAAGCGGCTGCAGAGCATTATGGTGTAGAAGTTCATGTAGTTCAAGGCGATATGCGCGATTTATCTTGCTTTGGCGCTCATTCATTTGATGGGGTATGGCATCCATACTCGCTTACATTTGTTCCAGATTCGCGGGTTGTTTTTCATGAGGTATCACGAGTAATAAAAACAGGCGGATTTTATTATCTAATGTGCGCGAATCCGTTCTTTTCTGGAGTCACACATGAAGACTGGAACGGTAACGGATACACACTTAGAAATCCGTATAAAGATGAAACGCTCACATCATATCCAGACCAAGATTGGGTGTATGACCGTTCAAAGGTACCAGATAGAATTCAAGAGCCAAGAGAATATACGCAAACGTTGAGCAGGATTATGAACGGCTTAATTAAGGAACAGTTTGTACTTGCCTATTTTTCCGAGATTAAAAGTCATTATCCCGGGGACTTGCCTGGGAGCTGGGGGCATTTTACGGATGTAGCGCCGCCTTGGATTGAGTTTATTTGGTACCATCATCCTAGTTTTTCGAAATGA